The following proteins are co-located in the Paludibaculum fermentans genome:
- a CDS encoding DUF1553 domain-containing protein, whose amino-acid sequence MTVRRLYPILLRVVLAISGAARLAVAGEVPPRGAERLGDCSYTTAPKSSGAAATHIRSEIYEQALAFAKAVPRRQTNRKVVAASQMARRNVIDREIFQRLQTGKIPAAPLSTDEEFFRRINLDLTGRIPSAKEVRAFVADRTPRKRDAVINQLLHSPEFVDKWTVWMGDLFQNAMMATNRNEGMSGRNAVHKYIKTSIAEGRSWREIAYHMLTATGNSYDDASAGVNFIVRGFAPMGPNQDIYDSVAVRAATIFLGMGSYDCLMCHDGRGHLEAVSAWGTRTTRLEAERMSAHFARISFLPYPGNDTANFYTRSHIVLDRPTGAYLLDTKWGNRPDRYPIRVDGKEQKELAPVYRDGTPAKGEWRASFANKIAEDPMFARNFVNRLWKAMFTVGLAEPVDNLDPDRLDPAVKPPAGWAYQASHPVLLEELAQLARKNDFNLREILRLIAESTTYQLSSEYNAPWDSAKARTYARHLPRRLEAEEVLDAVVKATDILPAYLVGGWPDKVSWAMQLPEPTEPQKDGRAREFLDAFDRGNRDLIPRGTSGTVMMSLQLMNSPVIMNRVKVTASPYLAELVKNPGNEDVVEDLFLTFLSRHPSEYEKMVALKTLNGSGTKAYPRSAALEDLAWALINKTDFLFSY is encoded by the coding sequence ATGACGGTTCGACGGCTGTACCCAATTCTCTTGCGGGTCGTGCTGGCGATTAGCGGCGCTGCCCGGTTGGCGGTTGCGGGGGAAGTACCACCGCGCGGAGCGGAGCGGCTGGGGGATTGCTCGTACACCACGGCTCCCAAATCCTCGGGGGCCGCAGCCACGCACATCCGGAGCGAGATCTACGAACAGGCGCTGGCATTTGCCAAAGCGGTGCCGAGGCGGCAGACGAACCGGAAAGTGGTCGCCGCGTCCCAAATGGCGCGCCGCAATGTGATTGACCGTGAGATCTTCCAGCGCCTGCAGACGGGCAAGATTCCGGCGGCTCCGCTCTCGACGGACGAGGAGTTCTTCCGGCGGATCAATCTGGATCTGACTGGACGAATTCCCAGCGCCAAAGAGGTGCGGGCGTTTGTGGCGGACCGGACTCCGCGCAAGCGCGATGCGGTGATCAACCAACTGCTGCACAGCCCGGAGTTCGTGGATAAGTGGACGGTCTGGATGGGCGACCTGTTCCAGAACGCGATGATGGCGACGAACCGGAACGAAGGGATGTCGGGGCGGAACGCCGTCCATAAGTACATCAAGACTTCGATTGCGGAGGGCCGGTCGTGGCGGGAGATCGCGTACCATATGCTGACCGCGACGGGGAACAGCTATGACGACGCATCGGCTGGTGTGAACTTCATCGTGCGCGGGTTTGCCCCGATGGGGCCGAACCAGGATATCTATGATTCGGTGGCGGTGCGCGCCGCGACGATCTTCCTGGGGATGGGGTCCTACGACTGCCTGATGTGCCACGATGGGCGCGGCCACCTGGAGGCGGTGTCGGCGTGGGGCACACGGACGACGCGCCTGGAGGCGGAGCGGATGTCCGCGCATTTCGCACGGATCAGCTTCCTGCCCTACCCGGGTAACGACACGGCGAATTTCTACACACGCTCGCATATCGTGCTGGACCGACCGACGGGCGCGTACCTGCTGGACACGAAGTGGGGGAACCGTCCGGACCGGTATCCGATCCGGGTGGACGGGAAAGAGCAGAAAGAGCTGGCGCCGGTCTACCGGGATGGAACACCGGCGAAAGGAGAATGGCGGGCGTCGTTTGCGAACAAGATCGCCGAGGATCCGATGTTCGCGCGCAATTTCGTGAACCGGCTGTGGAAGGCGATGTTCACGGTGGGGCTGGCGGAGCCGGTGGACAACCTGGACCCGGACCGGCTGGATCCGGCGGTGAAGCCTCCGGCCGGATGGGCCTATCAGGCGTCTCATCCCGTGCTGCTGGAGGAGTTGGCGCAACTGGCGCGGAAGAACGATTTCAACCTGCGGGAGATTCTGCGGCTGATTGCCGAGAGCACGACCTATCAGTTGAGCTCAGAGTATAACGCTCCCTGGGATTCGGCGAAGGCCCGCACGTATGCGCGCCACCTGCCGCGGCGGCTGGAGGCGGAGGAGGTGCTGGATGCGGTGGTGAAAGCGACCGATATCCTGCCGGCTTACCTGGTGGGCGGGTGGCCCGACAAAGTGAGTTGGGCGATGCAGTTGCCGGAGCCGACGGAACCACAGAAAGACGGGCGGGCGCGCGAGTTTCTCGATGCGTTCGACCGCGGGAACCGGGACCTGATCCCGCGCGGCACGTCGGGTACGGTAATGATGTCGCTGCAGCTGATGAACTCGCCGGTGATCATGAACCGGGTGAAGGTTACGGCTTCCCCGTACCTGGCCGAACTCGTGAAGAATCCTGGGAACGAGGACGTGGTGGAGGATCTGTTCCTCACGTTTCTCTCGCGCCATCCCAGCGAATATGAAAAGATGGTTGCTCTGAAGACCCTGAACGGTTCGGGCACGAAGGCGTATCCGCGCTCGGCCGCCTTGGAGGACCTGGCATGGGCCCTGATCAACAAGACCGATTTTCTGTTTAGCTATTAG
- a CDS encoding DUF1549 domain-containing protein: MEAAEQQPLSASGENCSFIAAPEKVLSRADRIRREAYDRTLAFAKAMPKSVAVRAAVSAADLPRRSFIDEEIFRKLEADGMAPATLASDEEFYRRIKLDLTGRIPTAAEIRAFVADANPAKRDDVIDKLLYSPEFVDKWTVWLGDLLQNSMTAANRNQNQEGRNRFHEYIKDAIDSGKSWREIAYQLVTATGNNYDRDTAGVNFMLRGFAPMGPAQDTYDLVTVRAATMFLGLGHYDCLLCHNGRGHLDAVSAWGAKTLRVDAQRMSSHFARISLSTYPGRDTADYYLNSTIVLDRTTGSYTLNTTYGNRPNRVAANINGVAVTNLTPLYRDGTAPGGDWRDSFAQKLTTDPMFARNYANRLWKAMFNLALAEPVDNLDPDRLNPNVPPPSGWEYQASHPVLLEKLAQAARDNDFNLRETLRLMVQSTAYQLSSRYDGDWDLTKVSTFARHLPRRLEAEEAHDAITKATGLLPAYSVGGWVEKVNWAMQLPEPTEPRSDGTANGFMNSFSRGNRDTQPRSTSGSVLMWLNMMNSTVVTNRVKATGTTASPYLAELAKNKVDEAVVQDLFLTFLSRSPSEYEKAVALKTLGKSGTATYTRAAAVEDLAWALINKTDFLFSY, from the coding sequence GTGGAAGCGGCTGAGCAGCAACCACTTAGCGCCTCCGGAGAGAACTGTTCGTTCATCGCCGCACCGGAGAAGGTGCTGTCGCGGGCGGACCGTATCCGGCGCGAAGCGTATGACCGCACGCTGGCGTTCGCCAAGGCGATGCCCAAGTCCGTGGCGGTCCGCGCGGCGGTTTCGGCGGCCGATCTGCCCAGGCGCAGCTTCATCGACGAAGAGATCTTCCGGAAGTTGGAAGCGGACGGCATGGCACCGGCGACGCTCGCGTCAGACGAGGAGTTCTACCGCCGCATCAAGCTGGACCTGACCGGGCGGATTCCAACGGCGGCCGAGATCCGCGCCTTTGTGGCGGATGCGAACCCTGCGAAGCGCGACGACGTCATTGACAAGCTGCTGTATAGCCCCGAGTTTGTGGATAAGTGGACTGTCTGGCTGGGCGACCTGCTGCAGAACTCGATGACCGCCGCCAACCGGAACCAGAACCAGGAGGGGCGGAACCGGTTCCACGAATACATTAAGGATGCGATCGACTCCGGCAAGTCGTGGCGCGAGATTGCGTATCAGTTGGTCACGGCGACGGGCAACAACTACGATCGCGATACGGCCGGCGTCAACTTCATGCTGCGCGGGTTTGCTCCGATGGGTCCGGCGCAGGATACGTATGACCTGGTCACCGTGCGGGCGGCGACGATGTTCCTGGGGCTGGGTCACTACGACTGCCTGCTGTGCCATAACGGGCGGGGGCACCTCGATGCGGTTTCGGCCTGGGGTGCGAAGACATTGCGGGTGGACGCACAGCGCATGTCGTCGCATTTCGCGCGGATCAGCCTGTCGACTTATCCGGGTCGAGATACGGCGGATTATTACCTGAATTCCACGATCGTGCTGGACCGGACGACGGGCAGTTACACGCTCAACACGACCTATGGGAACCGGCCGAACCGGGTGGCCGCCAACATCAATGGCGTGGCGGTGACGAATCTGACTCCGTTGTACCGGGATGGCACGGCGCCCGGCGGCGACTGGCGGGACTCGTTTGCCCAGAAGCTGACGACGGATCCGATGTTTGCGCGGAACTACGCGAACCGGCTGTGGAAGGCGATGTTCAACCTGGCCCTGGCAGAGCCTGTGGACAATCTGGATCCGGACCGGCTGAATCCGAATGTGCCGCCGCCGTCCGGGTGGGAGTATCAGGCCTCCCATCCTGTACTGCTGGAGAAGCTGGCGCAGGCGGCGCGCGACAACGACTTCAATCTGCGCGAGACGCTGCGGCTGATGGTGCAGAGTACGGCGTATCAATTGAGTTCGCGGTATGACGGGGATTGGGATCTGACGAAGGTCTCGACGTTTGCCCGGCATCTGCCGCGGCGGCTGGAAGCGGAAGAGGCGCACGACGCGATCACGAAGGCGACGGGGTTGCTGCCGGCGTACTCCGTGGGCGGATGGGTCGAGAAGGTGAACTGGGCGATGCAGTTGCCTGAACCCACTGAGCCGCGCAGCGACGGGACGGCGAACGGCTTCATGAACTCGTTCAGCCGCGGGAATCGGGATACGCAGCCGCGCAGTACGTCGGGGTCGGTGCTGATGTGGTTGAACATGATGAATTCCACGGTCGTGACCAACCGTGTGAAGGCGACGGGCACGACGGCGTCTCCCTATCTTGCGGAACTGGCCAAGAATAAGGTGGACGAGGCGGTGGTGCAGGATCTCTTCCTGACGTTCCTGTCGCGGAGTCCCAGCGAGTATGAGAAGGCTGTGGCCTTGAAGACGCTGGGCAAGTCGGGTACGGCGACGTATACGCGGGCCGCGGCGGTTGAAGACCTGGCCTGGGCTCTGATCAATAAGACTGATTTTCTGTTCAGTTACTAG
- a CDS encoding glycoside hydrolase family 88 protein — MIQFGPEIDRTLLEDTLRFAERQVTNLIEKHPGFYPIYTKSGKWKHDGPAWTHWCDGFLPGMMWIFHRRSLENGENKQYWMDKAIEYSRPLEPRQFDRDVHDLGFIFLSTYYRWYQITREPRLNDVLVQAGKTMSLRFQEKGQYLRSFVSEDSIFIDIMMNVAVIFYAARETNDRRLRDIAIRHALTTRRYLVRGDGSTAHEGLFDLETGEFLRQTTHQGYRGDSCWSRGLSWALYGFGSCYEYTRDPRFLETAERCADYFLTHTNADGVPSWDFNAPEDTRKLLDTSAAAIAASGLLRLCRMLPDPVKGFYYWSSALRILKTLCEKHTQQDSSNWEGILQGGVYHIHKDLGVNESVMWGEYFFCEALEAALRHNLAQKKPNGSGKL; from the coding sequence GTGATTCAGTTTGGTCCAGAAATCGATCGCACTTTGCTCGAGGATACGCTGCGGTTCGCGGAGCGTCAGGTCACAAATCTCATCGAGAAGCACCCAGGTTTCTATCCCATTTACACAAAGAGTGGCAAGTGGAAACACGATGGTCCGGCGTGGACGCACTGGTGTGATGGTTTTCTGCCGGGGATGATGTGGATCTTCCACCGGCGGTCCCTGGAGAATGGCGAGAACAAGCAGTATTGGATGGACAAGGCCATCGAGTACAGCCGCCCGCTGGAGCCCAGGCAGTTTGATCGCGACGTTCACGACCTTGGTTTCATTTTCCTCTCCACCTACTACCGCTGGTATCAGATTACGCGCGAGCCGCGGTTGAACGATGTACTGGTGCAGGCCGGCAAGACGATGTCGCTGCGCTTCCAGGAGAAGGGCCAGTACCTGCGGTCGTTCGTGAGCGAAGACTCCATCTTCATCGACATCATGATGAACGTGGCGGTGATCTTCTACGCGGCGCGGGAGACCAACGACCGGCGCTTGCGCGACATCGCCATCCGGCATGCCCTGACCACGCGGCGTTATCTGGTGCGCGGCGATGGCTCGACGGCGCACGAAGGTCTGTTTGACCTGGAGACCGGCGAGTTCCTGCGGCAGACGACGCACCAGGGCTATCGCGGCGACTCCTGCTGGTCGCGCGGGCTGTCGTGGGCTCTCTACGGCTTCGGCAGTTGCTATGAGTACACGCGGGATCCTCGATTCCTCGAGACAGCGGAGCGTTGCGCGGATTACTTCCTGACGCACACGAACGCGGATGGCGTGCCTTCGTGGGACTTCAATGCTCCGGAAGATACGCGTAAGCTGCTGGACACGTCAGCGGCGGCGATTGCGGCGAGCGGACTGCTGCGGTTGTGCCGGATGTTGCCCGATCCGGTGAAGGGTTTCTACTACTGGTCCAGCGCGCTGCGCATCCTGAAGACGTTGTGCGAGAAGCACACGCAGCAGGACAGCTCGAACTGGGAAGGGATCCTGCAGGGCGGTGTGTATCACATCCACAAGGACCTGGGTGTGAACGAGAGCGTCATGTGGGGCGAGTATTTCTTCTGCGAGGCCCTGGAAGCGGCGCTGCGGCACAATCTGGCACAGAAGAAGCCGAACGGGTCGGGGAAACTGTAG
- a CDS encoding lysophospholipid acyltransferase family protein: protein MTTAVVTSVFAPEGRWQRFLYRLWGGTVLGIFGAHGRVVGAEKLKPGANYVIVSNHLSLVDTPMMFRWLPIPFKFLAKRELLKVPFIGWYLNRARHLTVDRASLRSSIESMNECARLIRERHLSVIIFAEGTRSLTGEMQSFKDGAAYLAIQSGTPVAPIAMVGTWDILPAKSSYFMPGNVELRIGEPVSPEGYTLKQRAAFTALLEERVRELLAAPTA, encoded by the coding sequence GTGACCACTGCCGTCGTCACTTCAGTCTTTGCTCCGGAAGGCCGCTGGCAGCGCTTCCTCTACCGCCTCTGGGGCGGCACCGTTCTCGGCATCTTCGGCGCCCACGGCCGTGTCGTCGGCGCTGAGAAGCTCAAGCCCGGCGCCAACTACGTCATCGTTTCCAATCACCTCAGCCTCGTGGACACCCCCATGATGTTCCGCTGGCTGCCCATCCCCTTCAAATTCCTGGCCAAGCGCGAACTGCTGAAGGTACCCTTCATCGGCTGGTATCTGAACCGCGCCCGCCATCTCACGGTCGATCGCGCCAGCCTGCGCTCCTCCATCGAGAGCATGAACGAATGCGCGCGCCTCATCCGCGAACGCCACCTCTCCGTCATCATCTTCGCCGAGGGGACGCGCAGCCTCACAGGTGAAATGCAGAGCTTCAAGGACGGCGCGGCCTATCTCGCCATCCAGTCCGGTACTCCGGTGGCCCCCATCGCCATGGTCGGCACCTGGGACATCCTGCCCGCCAAGTCTTCTTACTTCATGCCGGGCAACGTGGAACTGCGCATCGGCGAACCGGTGAGTCCGGAGGGCTACACCCTCAAGCAGCGAGCCGCGTTCACCGCCCTGCTGGAAGAACGTGTCCGTGAACTGCTGGCCGCCCCTACGGCCTGA
- a CDS encoding DUF1501 domain-containing protein, which produces MKNRFGIDWSKVQGTNFWRRPAIDRRVFFQHAGAAVAGSFFLPGRALETIAKGQSTPIGTAKNVIFVMMSGGPSHTDTFDLKEGDWTLPAMEPTSYGDIRWPRGLFPTLAGQMDSIALVRSAKAWALVHGIMQTWVQIGRNPLSGLSKIAPHIGSVVARELGDPTAIMPAFVSLNTGSGPGQGYLEPTTAPFYVSPGGNGLGNTTSPIGATGFDRRYGLLLELDAETRAEAAIGSAVKEMEQFNLTARSLMYNTAVDNVFKFDATERARYGTTGLGNACITARNLLRGKLGARFIQITTGGWDMHTGIYTGTGLNPTNAASTGRTFDLALGTLIADLKSDGLLDETLILCMGEFGRTVGAPNSGAGRDHFMTQAVMMAGAKIKGGRVIGKTDAQGNGLVEPGWSLQREIRPEDLEATLYSALGIDWTKVYHDDPLNRGFSLVPTNQSEQYAPVHELWS; this is translated from the coding sequence ATGAAGAACCGGTTTGGCATTGACTGGTCGAAGGTGCAGGGCACGAACTTCTGGCGTCGTCCGGCGATCGACCGCAGGGTGTTCTTCCAGCATGCAGGCGCGGCGGTGGCGGGTAGTTTCTTCCTGCCGGGCCGGGCATTGGAGACGATCGCGAAGGGGCAGAGCACGCCCATCGGCACGGCCAAGAATGTCATTTTCGTGATGATGTCGGGCGGTCCCAGCCACACGGATACCTTCGACCTGAAGGAAGGGGACTGGACGCTGCCGGCGATGGAGCCGACGTCGTATGGCGACATCCGCTGGCCGCGCGGGTTGTTCCCGACGCTGGCCGGGCAGATGGATTCGATTGCGCTGGTGCGCTCCGCCAAGGCTTGGGCTCTGGTGCACGGCATCATGCAGACCTGGGTGCAGATTGGACGGAATCCGCTGTCGGGGCTGTCGAAGATCGCGCCGCATATCGGGTCTGTGGTCGCGCGCGAGTTAGGCGATCCGACGGCGATCATGCCGGCGTTTGTGTCGTTGAATACGGGCAGCGGTCCGGGGCAGGGCTACCTGGAGCCGACGACGGCACCGTTCTATGTGAGTCCCGGTGGAAACGGATTAGGCAACACGACATCCCCGATTGGCGCCACGGGCTTCGACCGCCGGTATGGGCTGCTGCTGGAGCTGGATGCCGAGACGCGGGCCGAGGCGGCGATCGGGTCGGCCGTCAAGGAGATGGAGCAGTTCAATCTGACGGCGCGATCGTTGATGTACAACACCGCCGTCGACAACGTGTTCAAGTTCGATGCGACGGAGCGGGCGCGATACGGCACGACGGGCCTCGGGAATGCGTGCATTACGGCGCGGAACCTGCTGCGCGGCAAGCTGGGCGCAAGGTTCATCCAGATCACGACCGGCGGCTGGGACATGCATACGGGCATCTATACGGGCACGGGGCTGAATCCGACGAATGCGGCCTCCACGGGCCGTACGTTCGACCTGGCGCTGGGCACTCTGATCGCGGACCTGAAGAGTGACGGGCTGCTGGATGAGACGCTGATCCTGTGCATGGGGGAATTTGGCCGTACGGTAGGCGCGCCCAATTCGGGGGCGGGCCGCGACCACTTCATGACGCAGGCCGTGATGATGGCGGGGGCGAAGATCAAGGGCGGGCGGGTGATCGGCAAGACGGACGCGCAGGGCAACGGGTTGGTGGAGCCAGGCTGGTCGCTGCAGCGGGAGATCCGGCCGGAGGATCTGGAAGCGACGCTGTACTCCGCGCTGGGGATCGACTGGACGAAGGTGTATCACGACGATCCGCTGAACCGGGGCTTCTCGCTGGTGCCGACGAATCAGTCGGAGCAGTATGCGCCGGTGCACGAACTCTGGTCGTAA
- a CDS encoding CDGSH iron-sulfur domain-containing protein, whose amino-acid sequence MAVKVTVFNNGPLRIEGEPSDFTIYDAQGAAFGLGGRVAIGLCRCGLSANKPFCDGSHARQGFESVCAARELPPPKPKA is encoded by the coding sequence ATGGCTGTTAAGGTTACAGTATTCAACAACGGTCCTCTTCGCATCGAAGGGGAACCGTCCGATTTCACCATTTACGACGCACAAGGCGCTGCCTTTGGGCTCGGCGGGCGCGTGGCCATCGGCCTCTGCCGCTGCGGCCTCTCGGCGAACAAGCCGTTCTGTGACGGATCGCATGCCAGACAAGGCTTTGAGTCGGTTTGTGCGGCGCGCGAACTTCCGCCTCCGAAGCCCAAAGCCTAA
- a CDS encoding phosphatase PAP2 family protein, whose protein sequence is MNHFRNAYTSVRLFVALIPVVFVAIVLSTECQWQDGAIAPTAPLNDLTFYLDSLVLQGISGVLASLGLGALLTYRWPERFRGWKAVAASAALCLCLLVLSFLAEHLILKPAFAVDRPTINAGETFLLKHVVETQSKNEGAPSGFVPRQMILATICLISAFEMRKSKVPSARSAISKLVVILCITGLIAFVRVTRGLHRPSDIGLGIYFGYMVTLFVFYFYKILKGERHKELGELLMTAFSLSVPLVFLNSNRPDAIMLALLVTLALMAVPDGVYGLKLRWISGSRPL, encoded by the coding sequence ATGAACCACTTTCGAAACGCATATACTTCGGTCAGGTTATTTGTTGCACTCATTCCAGTGGTGTTCGTCGCAATTGTCCTATCCACGGAATGCCAGTGGCAGGACGGGGCCATTGCGCCAACAGCCCCTCTTAATGACTTGACCTTCTATCTCGATTCACTTGTCCTGCAAGGGATCTCTGGAGTTCTCGCCTCATTAGGGCTTGGAGCCCTGCTGACCTACCGATGGCCAGAGAGGTTCAGAGGTTGGAAGGCGGTCGCCGCCTCCGCCGCCCTATGTTTGTGTCTTCTGGTGCTGTCATTCCTCGCTGAACACCTCATTCTTAAGCCCGCTTTCGCCGTCGATCGTCCAACTATAAACGCCGGGGAGACATTCTTGTTGAAGCATGTGGTTGAGACGCAATCGAAAAATGAAGGTGCACCGTCAGGATTTGTACCTCGGCAGATGATCCTTGCTACCATCTGTCTTATTTCGGCGTTCGAGATGAGGAAGAGTAAAGTCCCCTCTGCGCGGAGCGCCATCTCCAAACTAGTCGTTATCTTATGTATCACTGGTTTGATCGCATTTGTGCGAGTGACGCGGGGATTGCACCGGCCATCGGATATTGGCTTAGGAATATACTTTGGATACATGGTGACTCTGTTTGTCTTCTATTTCTATAAGATCCTCAAGGGCGAACGTCACAAGGAGCTTGGCGAATTGCTTATGACTGCATTTTCCTTGAGTGTGCCACTTGTATTTCTGAATTCAAACCGGCCGGATGCAATCATGCTTGCGCTTCTGGTGACTCTGGCTCTGATGGCTGTCCCCGATGGCGTCTACGGACTGAAGCTCAGATGGATCAGCGGCTCCAGGCCTCTGTAA
- a CDS encoding spermidine synthase family protein, translated as MSIVSSSLSGKFTAWPILYGAVALTTGATLILELSLTRIFSVVFYYHFAFLAISIALFGLGSGGVLSYYIVARGEKLFHRLGVLSALNSGAVVLSLALILNLAGKPSGFQTLAMVYFAAALPFLLSGMIVSLAIAETIHRVDRVYFYDLVGAAGGCLLVIPLLNIVGGPGALLSAAVLFAAAAAVWFGLARATTGRVLGVALALFLVALIIVNKRKPILDISSAKGSKLAAEIFVQWNSFSRISVRQDPKDQSLLVVIDADATTGIPQFDLDNLTDKDRAELTAHGPGFPYQLRPGAKTLIIGAGGGWDVARAIASGSKDVTGVEINPIIAETIMRGRFQGSSHGLYARPEAHIVVEDGRSFVRRSKDKYQLLQATLVDTWASTAAGAFALSENNLYTSEAFEDYLSHLTDDGVLAFTRWGFDPPRESLRLLSLARQAMYKLGEHDFARHVIVVREDVQRLNTWGATDTVLISRKPFRVEDLEKAALAAAKGGFEILYLPGQSPDNQFSSFLTAKDQAAWFRDYPYDVTPVPDDRPFFFYTVQPRDIWNFKTTATHENADFKVNLAVPTLFSLLGVSLLATFITLALPPFLLKARLPREPGVPTFLLYFLCLGAGYILVQVGLIQKLVLFLGHPTYALTVVIFSMLVSSGLGSYASRRLVRGNDNRLTYALCAVTAIVTILAFSVKPIIDAGEGLPLPVKMLITVLLIAPAGFAMGIPFPSGLTRLEHWHSPSVRWAWSLNAAASVLGSCGAIFLAIYLGLRMTLLIGAALYLVALVTLKLTSKHAVAQ; from the coding sequence TTGTCGATCGTCTCTTCTTCTCTGTCAGGGAAATTTACCGCCTGGCCCATCCTCTACGGCGCTGTCGCACTGACGACAGGGGCGACGCTCATCCTTGAGCTGTCGCTGACGCGCATTTTCTCGGTCGTCTTCTACTACCACTTCGCGTTCCTGGCGATCTCCATAGCCCTGTTCGGCCTGGGCAGCGGCGGCGTCCTGTCTTACTACATCGTGGCGCGCGGCGAGAAGCTGTTCCATCGCCTCGGCGTGCTCTCGGCTCTGAACTCCGGCGCGGTCGTCCTTTCATTGGCCCTCATCCTCAATCTGGCCGGCAAGCCATCGGGCTTCCAGACCCTGGCCATGGTCTACTTTGCCGCCGCCCTGCCCTTCCTGCTCTCCGGCATGATCGTCTCGCTGGCCATCGCCGAGACCATCCACCGGGTCGACCGGGTGTATTTTTACGACCTCGTCGGCGCCGCCGGCGGCTGTCTTCTGGTCATCCCGCTGCTCAACATCGTCGGCGGACCCGGAGCCCTGCTCTCCGCCGCCGTCCTCTTCGCCGCCGCCGCCGCCGTCTGGTTTGGCCTGGCGCGCGCCACCACGGGCCGCGTCCTGGGTGTTGCCTTGGCACTCTTCCTGGTCGCCCTGATCATCGTCAACAAGCGCAAACCGATCCTCGACATCAGCAGCGCCAAAGGCAGCAAGCTCGCCGCCGAAATCTTCGTCCAGTGGAACAGCTTCTCGCGCATCTCGGTCCGCCAGGACCCCAAGGACCAGAGCCTGCTGGTCGTGATCGACGCCGACGCGACCACAGGAATCCCGCAGTTTGATCTCGACAATCTCACCGACAAGGACCGCGCTGAGCTCACCGCCCACGGTCCCGGCTTCCCCTATCAGCTCCGCCCGGGCGCCAAGACGCTCATCATCGGCGCAGGCGGCGGCTGGGATGTGGCGCGCGCCATCGCCTCGGGCTCGAAGGATGTCACCGGCGTCGAGATCAATCCGATCATCGCCGAGACCATCATGCGCGGCCGCTTCCAGGGCAGCAGCCACGGCCTGTATGCCCGCCCCGAGGCGCACATCGTCGTGGAGGATGGCCGCAGCTTCGTGCGCCGCTCCAAGGACAAGTACCAGCTCCTCCAGGCCACCCTGGTCGACACCTGGGCGTCCACCGCCGCCGGGGCCTTCGCTCTCTCGGAAAACAATCTCTACACGTCCGAGGCGTTTGAGGACTACCTCTCCCATCTCACCGACGACGGCGTCCTGGCCTTCACCCGCTGGGGCTTCGATCCGCCGCGCGAGTCGCTCCGCCTGCTCTCCCTGGCCCGCCAGGCGATGTACAAATTGGGCGAACATGACTTCGCCCGCCACGTGATCGTCGTCCGCGAGGACGTCCAGAGACTGAACACCTGGGGCGCCACAGACACTGTACTGATCTCGCGCAAGCCCTTCCGGGTCGAGGATCTGGAGAAGGCCGCGCTGGCCGCCGCCAAGGGCGGCTTCGAGATCCTCTACCTGCCCGGCCAGAGCCCCGACAACCAGTTCTCGTCGTTCCTGACGGCAAAGGATCAGGCCGCCTGGTTCCGCGATTACCCCTACGACGTGACGCCCGTCCCGGATGATCGCCCGTTCTTCTTCTATACCGTCCAGCCGCGCGACATCTGGAACTTCAAGACCACCGCTACCCACGAGAATGCGGATTTCAAGGTGAACCTGGCGGTCCCGACGCTCTTCTCGCTACTGGGCGTCAGCCTGCTAGCCACGTTCATCACGCTGGCCCTGCCGCCCTTCCTCCTGAAAGCGCGCCTGCCCCGCGAGCCCGGCGTCCCCACGTTCCTGCTCTACTTCCTCTGCCTGGGCGCCGGCTACATCCTCGTGCAGGTCGGTCTCATCCAGAAACTGGTGTTGTTCCTGGGACATCCCACCTACGCTTTGACCGTCGTCATCTTCTCCATGCTGGTCTCCAGCGGCTTGGGCAGTTATGCCAGCCGCAGGCTCGTCCGGGGCAACGATAACCGCCTGACGTACGCCTTATGCGCCGTCACGGCGATCGTCACGATCCTGGCCTTCAGCGTGAAACCGATCATCGACGCGGGCGAGGGCCTGCCCCTGCCGGTGAAGATGCTGATCACGGTACTACTGATCGCGCCGGCCGGCTTCGCGATGGGCATCCCCTTCCCCAGCGGCCTGACGCGGTTGGAGCACTGGCATTCGCCCTCGGTCCGCTGGGCCTGGTCCCTGAATGCGGCGGCGAGCGTCCTGGGCTCCTGCGGAGCCATCTTCCTGGCGATTTACCTGGGCCTGCGGATGACGCTGCTGATCGGAGCGGCGCTCTACCTGGTGGCTCTCGTGACGTTGAAGCTCACCAGCAAACACGCGGTGGCGCAGTAG